Proteins encoded in a region of the Solanum dulcamara chromosome 9, daSolDulc1.2, whole genome shotgun sequence genome:
- the LOC129902414 gene encoding protein NLP4 isoform X2, with amino-acid sequence MDERVIPSNPLLTTPSDYLMDLDYMDGLFLEGCWLETTDGNEFLQHSPTIFNTPFDSSFMWPTTIDASNVEFNGISSKDAQQEKQRPSLTENLSTNHCQELNYAKVQSFGENMNNAMCTSGLSENHFVEAPELNKRWWIGPKASSSVMDRLFWALGYIRDCSRDKDILLQLWVPVNRDGRRVLSTTDQPFLLDLNCPQLANYREVSVNYQFPANEDSKEIVGLPGRVFADKVPEWTPDVRFFRSEEYPRVEHAQQYDVRGTLAVPVFEQGSRNCLGVIEVVMTTQKIKYRSDLESMCKALEAVELSTSEVSTAQDAKVCDLSYQAALPEVHEVLKSACETHGLPLAQTWIPCVQQGKGGCRHSEENLIHCVSTEDSACYVADPRIQGFHEACSEHHLLKGQGVVGRAFMTNQPCFSADLTSYSKSEYPLSHYAKMFGLQAAVAIRLRSISTGSSDFVLEFFLPSDCRSPEEHRKMLTSLSIIIQNVCRTLRVVTDKELQEETVSMGEVANHTVEQHKEHTETSQERTSWTSCDEEFQESSVMSAFQDEKTDEMLRKDSVEFRHRKNSAYEESVSRNLGRTGDRRRAKAEKTITLQVLQQYFAGSLKDAAKSIGVCPTTLKRICRQHGIKRWPSRKIKKVGHSLQKIQRVIDSVQGASGTLQIESFYSNFPELASPNASRMSPFAVSKSNEHQTALNTQQEGCITSPNPDASKSPTSSCSRSSSSSQCCSSGTKPQSHPLNIVGDEDVIVQEESVGNAVKRVKSEPELHLSSEALKTIPRSQSHACVAENPKSESLLVNKSPSISQEEAPRVKVTHGEEKIRFRMQNSWRYSDLLREITRRFGIDDPSGLQLKYLDDDSEWVLLTCDADLEECIDVCMSSQMIKLILVQDSQHHFGSSLGSSSPILVQ; translated from the exons ATGGATGAACGCGTTATTCCTTCGAATCCGTTGTTGACAACCCCATCTGATTATCTCATGGATTTGGATTACATGGATGGACTCTTTTTAGAGGGATGTTGGTTGGAGACTACTGATGGTAATGAATTCTTGCAACATAGTCCAACCATCTTCAACACGCCATTTGACTCTTCTTTTATGTGGCCTACAACTATAGATGCCAGCAATGTAGAATTTAATGGAATCTCATCAAAGGATGCCCAACAAGAAAAGCAAAGGCCATCTTTAACTGAGAATTTGTCGACAAACCATTGCCAAGAACTAAATTATGCTAAAGTTCAGTCTTTTGGTGAGAATATGAACAATGCCATGTGCACTTCAGGTCTATCTGAAAACCATTTTGTTGAAGCTCCTGAGTTGAACAAAAGGTGGTGGATTGGACCCAAAGCTTCATCGTCTGTAATGGATCGATTGTTTTGGGCACTCGGGTACATAAGAGATTGCTCGAGGGACAAGGATATCCTTCTTCAACTATGGGTACCAGTAAACAGGGATGGCAGGCGTGTGCTCAGCACAACTGATCAACCTTTCTTACTAGACCTCAATTGCCCTCAGCTTGCTAACTACCGTGAAGTCTCTGTAAACTATCAATTTCCTGCAAATGAAGATTCCAAGGAGATTGTTGGATTGCCAGGACGAGTGTTTGCAGATAAAGTTCCTGAGTGGACGCCGGATGTTAGATTCTTCCGAAGTGAAGAATATCCGCGTGTTGAACATGCACAGCAGTATGATGTACGTGGCACTCTTGCTGTTCCCGTATTTGAACAAGGCAGTCGTAACTGCTTGGGTGTTATTGAAGTTGTCATGACCACACAGAAGATCAAGTATCGCTCAGACCTTGAAAGTATGTGCAAAGCTCTTGAG GCTGTCGAGCTCTCGACTTCTGAAGTTTCAACTGCTCAGGATGCCAAG GTATGTGATTTGAGCTACCAAGCCGCATTACCTGAAGTTCATGAGGTTCTGAAGTCTGCATGTGAGACACATGGATTGCCGTTAGCTCAGACATGGATTCCATGCGTTCAACAAGGCAAAGGGGGTTGCCGCCATTCTGAGGAAAACCTTATTCATTGTGTTTCCACAGAGGATTCTGCTTGCTATGTAGCTGACCCCCGCATTCAAGGTTTTCATGAAGCTTGCTCTGAGCACCATTTGCTCAAAGGGCAGGGTGTTGTTGGGAGAGCATTCATGACTAATCAACCATGCTTTTCAGCTGATCTTACCTCTTACAGCAAGTCGGAGTATCCACTTTCtcattatgcaaaaatgtttgGACTGCAAGCTGCAGTAGCTATACGTCTGCGTAGTATCTCAACTGGTTCATCTGATTTTGTATTGGAGTTCTTTCTACCCTCAGACTGCAGAAGTCCTGAAGAACATAGAAAAATGCTTACTTCGTTATCAATCATCATACAAAATGTTTGCCGGACTTTGAGGGTTGTGACAGACAAAGAGTTGCAGGAAGAAACTGTTTCTATGGGCGAAGTGGCAAACCACACAGTTGAGCAACATAAAGAGCACACTGAAACTTCTCAAGAAAGGACATCGTGGACCTCTTGTGACGAAGAGTTCCAGGAGAGTTCTGTTATGTCTGCATTCCAGGATGAAAAAACAGATGAAATGCTGAGGAAAGATTCGGTGGAGTTTAGGCACCGTAAGAATTCTGCTTATGAGGAGAGTGTCTCTCGAAATCTGGGTAGAACAGGAGACAGGAGACGTGCGAAGGCTGAGAAGACTATTACCTTGCAAGTTCTTCAGCAGTATTTTGCTGGTAGCCTAAAAGATGCTGCAAAGAGCATTGGTG TTTGTCCTACCACTCTGAAGAGGATATGCAGGCAGCATGGAATTAAACGCTGGCCTTCTCGAAAGATCAAGAAGGTTGGTCACTCCTTACAAAAGATCCAACGTGTTATTGATTCCGTTCAGGGTGCCTCTGGCACTTTACAAATTGAGTCCTTCTATTCAAACTTCCCAGAGTTGGCATCTCCAAATGCATCAAGAATGAGCCCTTTTGCAGTCTCAAAGTCGAATGAACATCAAACAGCCTTGAACACGCAACAAGAGGGATGCATTACGAGCCCCAATCCTGATGCATCTAAGTCGCCCACCTCTTCCTGCAGCCgaagttcaagttcaagtcaaTGTTGTTCATCCGGGACAAAGCCACAATCTCACCCTTTGAATATTGTTGGCGATGAAGATGTAATTGTACAGGAAGAGTCTGTAGGTAATGCAGTGAAAAGGGTTAAAAGTGAACCAGAGCTTCATTTATCAAGTGAAGCACTGAAGACCATACCAAGATCTCAAAGCCATGCCTGTGTCGCTGAGAATCCTAAATCAGAAAGCCTTCTAGTGAATAAGAGTCCATCGATATCTCAAGAAGAAGCTCCACGTGTAAAAGTAACACACGGAGAAGAAAAGATTAGGTTTCGGATGCAAAACAGTTGGAGATACAGTGATCTTTTGAGAGAAATTACAAGGCGGTTTGGCATAGATGATCCTAGTGGACTTCAACTCAAGTACTTGGATGATGACTCCGAGTGGGTTCTATTAACATGCGATGCAGACTTGGAAGAATGTATTGATGTTTGTATGTCTTCCCAAATGATCAAGCTCATCTTAGTTCAAGATTCACAGCATCATTTCGGAAGCTCTTTAGGTAGCAGCAGTCCTATATTAGTACAGTAG
- the LOC129902414 gene encoding protein NLP4 isoform X1, whose product MLLLLLRQPQENFLSKVLTFANWNIQESFFHNRFDSMDERVIPSNPLLTTPSDYLMDLDYMDGLFLEGCWLETTDGNEFLQHSPTIFNTPFDSSFMWPTTIDASNVEFNGISSKDAQQEKQRPSLTENLSTNHCQELNYAKVQSFGENMNNAMCTSGLSENHFVEAPELNKRWWIGPKASSSVMDRLFWALGYIRDCSRDKDILLQLWVPVNRDGRRVLSTTDQPFLLDLNCPQLANYREVSVNYQFPANEDSKEIVGLPGRVFADKVPEWTPDVRFFRSEEYPRVEHAQQYDVRGTLAVPVFEQGSRNCLGVIEVVMTTQKIKYRSDLESMCKALEAVELSTSEVSTAQDAKVCDLSYQAALPEVHEVLKSACETHGLPLAQTWIPCVQQGKGGCRHSEENLIHCVSTEDSACYVADPRIQGFHEACSEHHLLKGQGVVGRAFMTNQPCFSADLTSYSKSEYPLSHYAKMFGLQAAVAIRLRSISTGSSDFVLEFFLPSDCRSPEEHRKMLTSLSIIIQNVCRTLRVVTDKELQEETVSMGEVANHTVEQHKEHTETSQERTSWTSCDEEFQESSVMSAFQDEKTDEMLRKDSVEFRHRKNSAYEESVSRNLGRTGDRRRAKAEKTITLQVLQQYFAGSLKDAAKSIGVCPTTLKRICRQHGIKRWPSRKIKKVGHSLQKIQRVIDSVQGASGTLQIESFYSNFPELASPNASRMSPFAVSKSNEHQTALNTQQEGCITSPNPDASKSPTSSCSRSSSSSQCCSSGTKPQSHPLNIVGDEDVIVQEESVGNAVKRVKSEPELHLSSEALKTIPRSQSHACVAENPKSESLLVNKSPSISQEEAPRVKVTHGEEKIRFRMQNSWRYSDLLREITRRFGIDDPSGLQLKYLDDDSEWVLLTCDADLEECIDVCMSSQMIKLILVQDSQHHFGSSLGSSSPILVQ is encoded by the exons atgttgttgttgcttcttAGACAACCACAAGAAAATTTTCTCAGCAAAGTTTTGACCTTTGCAAATTGGAATATCCAAGAATCATTTTTTCATA ACAGGTTTGATTCAATGGATGAACGCGTTATTCCTTCGAATCCGTTGTTGACAACCCCATCTGATTATCTCATGGATTTGGATTACATGGATGGACTCTTTTTAGAGGGATGTTGGTTGGAGACTACTGATGGTAATGAATTCTTGCAACATAGTCCAACCATCTTCAACACGCCATTTGACTCTTCTTTTATGTGGCCTACAACTATAGATGCCAGCAATGTAGAATTTAATGGAATCTCATCAAAGGATGCCCAACAAGAAAAGCAAAGGCCATCTTTAACTGAGAATTTGTCGACAAACCATTGCCAAGAACTAAATTATGCTAAAGTTCAGTCTTTTGGTGAGAATATGAACAATGCCATGTGCACTTCAGGTCTATCTGAAAACCATTTTGTTGAAGCTCCTGAGTTGAACAAAAGGTGGTGGATTGGACCCAAAGCTTCATCGTCTGTAATGGATCGATTGTTTTGGGCACTCGGGTACATAAGAGATTGCTCGAGGGACAAGGATATCCTTCTTCAACTATGGGTACCAGTAAACAGGGATGGCAGGCGTGTGCTCAGCACAACTGATCAACCTTTCTTACTAGACCTCAATTGCCCTCAGCTTGCTAACTACCGTGAAGTCTCTGTAAACTATCAATTTCCTGCAAATGAAGATTCCAAGGAGATTGTTGGATTGCCAGGACGAGTGTTTGCAGATAAAGTTCCTGAGTGGACGCCGGATGTTAGATTCTTCCGAAGTGAAGAATATCCGCGTGTTGAACATGCACAGCAGTATGATGTACGTGGCACTCTTGCTGTTCCCGTATTTGAACAAGGCAGTCGTAACTGCTTGGGTGTTATTGAAGTTGTCATGACCACACAGAAGATCAAGTATCGCTCAGACCTTGAAAGTATGTGCAAAGCTCTTGAG GCTGTCGAGCTCTCGACTTCTGAAGTTTCAACTGCTCAGGATGCCAAG GTATGTGATTTGAGCTACCAAGCCGCATTACCTGAAGTTCATGAGGTTCTGAAGTCTGCATGTGAGACACATGGATTGCCGTTAGCTCAGACATGGATTCCATGCGTTCAACAAGGCAAAGGGGGTTGCCGCCATTCTGAGGAAAACCTTATTCATTGTGTTTCCACAGAGGATTCTGCTTGCTATGTAGCTGACCCCCGCATTCAAGGTTTTCATGAAGCTTGCTCTGAGCACCATTTGCTCAAAGGGCAGGGTGTTGTTGGGAGAGCATTCATGACTAATCAACCATGCTTTTCAGCTGATCTTACCTCTTACAGCAAGTCGGAGTATCCACTTTCtcattatgcaaaaatgtttgGACTGCAAGCTGCAGTAGCTATACGTCTGCGTAGTATCTCAACTGGTTCATCTGATTTTGTATTGGAGTTCTTTCTACCCTCAGACTGCAGAAGTCCTGAAGAACATAGAAAAATGCTTACTTCGTTATCAATCATCATACAAAATGTTTGCCGGACTTTGAGGGTTGTGACAGACAAAGAGTTGCAGGAAGAAACTGTTTCTATGGGCGAAGTGGCAAACCACACAGTTGAGCAACATAAAGAGCACACTGAAACTTCTCAAGAAAGGACATCGTGGACCTCTTGTGACGAAGAGTTCCAGGAGAGTTCTGTTATGTCTGCATTCCAGGATGAAAAAACAGATGAAATGCTGAGGAAAGATTCGGTGGAGTTTAGGCACCGTAAGAATTCTGCTTATGAGGAGAGTGTCTCTCGAAATCTGGGTAGAACAGGAGACAGGAGACGTGCGAAGGCTGAGAAGACTATTACCTTGCAAGTTCTTCAGCAGTATTTTGCTGGTAGCCTAAAAGATGCTGCAAAGAGCATTGGTG TTTGTCCTACCACTCTGAAGAGGATATGCAGGCAGCATGGAATTAAACGCTGGCCTTCTCGAAAGATCAAGAAGGTTGGTCACTCCTTACAAAAGATCCAACGTGTTATTGATTCCGTTCAGGGTGCCTCTGGCACTTTACAAATTGAGTCCTTCTATTCAAACTTCCCAGAGTTGGCATCTCCAAATGCATCAAGAATGAGCCCTTTTGCAGTCTCAAAGTCGAATGAACATCAAACAGCCTTGAACACGCAACAAGAGGGATGCATTACGAGCCCCAATCCTGATGCATCTAAGTCGCCCACCTCTTCCTGCAGCCgaagttcaagttcaagtcaaTGTTGTTCATCCGGGACAAAGCCACAATCTCACCCTTTGAATATTGTTGGCGATGAAGATGTAATTGTACAGGAAGAGTCTGTAGGTAATGCAGTGAAAAGGGTTAAAAGTGAACCAGAGCTTCATTTATCAAGTGAAGCACTGAAGACCATACCAAGATCTCAAAGCCATGCCTGTGTCGCTGAGAATCCTAAATCAGAAAGCCTTCTAGTGAATAAGAGTCCATCGATATCTCAAGAAGAAGCTCCACGTGTAAAAGTAACACACGGAGAAGAAAAGATTAGGTTTCGGATGCAAAACAGTTGGAGATACAGTGATCTTTTGAGAGAAATTACAAGGCGGTTTGGCATAGATGATCCTAGTGGACTTCAACTCAAGTACTTGGATGATGACTCCGAGTGGGTTCTATTAACATGCGATGCAGACTTGGAAGAATGTATTGATGTTTGTATGTCTTCCCAAATGATCAAGCTCATCTTAGTTCAAGATTCACAGCATCATTTCGGAAGCTCTTTAGGTAGCAGCAGTCCTATATTAGTACAGTAG
- the LOC129902082 gene encoding WD repeat-containing protein LWD1: MGASSDPNQQDGSDEQQRRSEIYTYEAPWHIYAMNWSVRKDKKYRLAIASLLEQYPNRVEIVQLDDSNGEIRSDPKLSFEHPYPPTKVIFIPDKECQKPDLIATSSDYLRIWRVASDNSRVEIKSLLNNNRNSEFSGPLTSFDWNEAEPRRIGTSSIDTTCTIWDIERETVDTQLIAHDKEVYDIAWGGVGVFASVSADGSVRVFDLRDKEHSTIIYESSEPDTPLVRLGWNKQDPRYMATIIMDSAKVVVLDIRFPTLPVVELQRHQASVNAIAWAPHSSCHICTAGDDSQALIWDLSSMGQPIEGGLDPILAYTAGAEIEQLQWSSSQPDWVAIAFSNKLQILRV; the protein is encoded by the coding sequence ATGGGAGCGAGCAGCGATCCGAACCAGCAAGATGGCTCCGACGAACAGCAGAGACGCTCCGAGATCTACACCTACGAGGCTCCATGGCACATATACGCTATGAATTGGAGTGTTCGCAAGGATAAGAAGTACCGTCTCGCCATCGCTAGCTTGCTTGAGCAGTACCCGAACCGAGTTGAGATTGTGCAGCTTGATGACTCCAATGGTGAGATTCGGTCCGACCCGAAACTCTCATTTGAGCACCCCTATCCGCCTACTAAAGTTATCTTCATACCTGATAAGGAGTGCCAGAAGCCGGACCTTATCGCTACATCCAGTGATTATCTTCGGATTTGGCGGGTCGCTAGTGATAATAGTCGGGTTGAAATCAAGAGCCTACTTAATAACAACCGGAACAGTGAGTTTTCCGGCCCGTTAACCTCATTTGACTGGAATGAAGCTGAGCCGAGGCGAATTGGTACGTCGAGCATCGATACTACCTGCACTATATGGGATATTGAGAGGGAGACTGTGGATACCCAGCTAATTGCTCATGACAAGGAGGTTTACGATATTGCTTGGGGTGGTGTTGGAGTTTTTGCTTCTGTTTCAGCTGATGGCTCCGTTAGGGTTTTTGATCTTCGTGATAAGGAGCATTCTACGATAATCTATGAGAGTTCCGAGCCGGATACCCCTCTTGTACGCCTTGGATGGAACAAGCAGGATCCTAGGTACATGGCCACCATAATAATGGACAGTGCAAAGGTTGTAGTTTTGGACATTCGTTTCCCTACACTTCCCGTGGTGGAACTACAGAGGCACCAGGCTAGTGTGAATGCCATTGCCTGGGCTCCTCACAGCTCTTGCCACATTTGTACTGCTGGCGACGACTCCCAGGCGCTTATTTGGGATCTCTCTTCTATGGGTCAGCCAATAGAAGGTGGATTGGATCCAATTCTGGCTTATACTGCAGGTGCGGAAATCGAGCAGCTTCAGTGGTCCTCATCCCAGCCTGATTGGGTTGCCATTGCCTTCTCCAACAAGCTTCAGATTCTAAGGGTGTGA
- the LOC129902081 gene encoding catalase isozyme 3: MDPYKYRPSSAANSPFMTTNSGAPVYNNNSSLTVGARGPILLEDYHLVEKLANFDRERIPERVVHARGASAKGFFEVTHDISHLTCADFLRAPGVQTPVIVRFSTVIHERGSPETLRDPRGFAVKFYTREGNFDLVGNNFPVFFIRDGMKFPDMVHALKPNPKTHIQENWRILDFFSHHPESLHMFSFLFDDLGIPQDYRHMDGFGVNTYMLINKAGKAHYVKFHWKPTCGVKCLLDEEAIKVGGANHSHATKDLYDSIAAGNYPEWKLFIQTIDPDHEDRFDFDPLDVTKIWPEDILPLQPVGRLVLNKNIDNFFAENEQLAFCPAIIVPGVHYSDDKLLQTRIFSYADTQRHRLGPNYLQLPANAPKCAHHNNHHEGFMNFMHRDEEVNYFPSRFDPCRHAEQYSIPPPVLTGKREKCIIEKENNFKQPGEHYRSWAPDRQERFICRWVDALSDPRATHEIRSVWISYWSQADKSLGQKLASRLNVKPTM, encoded by the exons ATGGATCCTTACaag TATCGTCCTTCAAGTGCTGCCAATTCCCCTTTCATGACAACAAATTCTGGTGCTCCAGTGTATAACAACAATTCTTCCTTGACTGTTGGAGCTAGAG GGCCAATTCTTCTCGAGGATTATCATCTGGTGGAGAAGCTTGCCAATTTTGATCGTGAGAGAATCCCAGAGCGCGTTGTTCATGCCAGAGGTGCCAGTGCTAAGGGTTTCTTTGAAGTCACACATGATATATCCCATCTTACATGTGCTGATTTTCTTCGAGCTCCTGGGGTCCAGACACCTGTTATTGTGAGGTTCTCTACTGTTATCCACGAGCGTGGAAGCCCTGAAACCCTCAGGGACCCTAGAGGATTCGCTGTAAAATTTTACACCAGAGAG GGTAACTTTGATCTGGTTGGAAACAACTTCCCTGTCTTCTTCATCCGTGATGGAATGAAGTTCCCTGACATGGTTCATGCACTAAAACCAAATCCAAAGACTCACATTCAGGAGAACTGGAGGATCCTTGATTTCTTCTCTCACCATCCAGAGAGTCTTCATATGTTCAGTTTCCTGTTTGATGATCTGGGTATCCCACAAGATTACAGGCACATGGATGGTTTCGGTGTTAATACCTACATGCTGATCAACAAAGCTGGGAAAGCACATTATGTGAAATTCCATTGGAAGCCAACTTGTGGAGTCAAATGCTTGTTGGATGAAGAAGCTATTAAGGTCGGTGGAGCAAATCATAGTCACGCCACCAAGGATCTCTATGATTCAATTGCTGCTGGGAACTATCCCGAGTGGAAACTGTTCATCCAAACTATCGATCCTGATCATGAAGACAGATTCGACTTTGACCCCCTAGATGTAACCAAGATCTGGCCTGAGGACATCTTGCCATTACAACCAGTTGGTCGCTTGGTATTGAATAAGAACATAGATAACTTCTTTGCAGAGAATGAGCAGCTTGCTTTTTGCCCTGCCATTATTGTCCCTGGTGTTCACTATTCGGATGATAAGCTCCTCCAGACTAGGATATTCTCATATGCTGATACCCAGAGACACCGTCTTGGGCCAAACTATCTGCAGCTCCCAGCTAACGCTCCCAAGTGTGCTCATCACAATAATCACCATGAAGGTTTCATGAATTTCATGCACCGTGATGAAGAG GTCAATTATTTCCCTTCAAGGTTTGATCCTTGTCGTCATGCGGAGCAGTACTCAATTCCTCCTCCTGTCTTGACAGGAAAACGTGAAAAG TGCATCattgagaaagagaacaacttCAAGCAGCCAGGAGAACATTACAGATCTTGGGCACCGGACAG GCAAGAAAGATTTATCTGCAGATGGGTTGATGCTCTATCCGATCCTCGAGCCACTCATGAAATTCGCAGTGTTTGGATTTCATACTGGTCACAG GCTGACAAGTCTCTTGGTCAGAAGCTCGCATCTCGTCTCAATGTAAAGCCTACAATGTGA
- the LOC129904346 gene encoding uncharacterized protein LOC129904346, with protein MINTEPLHSGVTTGGTGMPALDKQLPGVTRKTALRDVQNQKSSLMSNHQENSHFLGARPIADPTRVCGTKRLTPERPSNTNPSISLSSNATNDNILNARRRFELELGKGRIQNNVDKIVEATHSKNLCQLQRIIPQKQNHQREGSNGHPPVATPNHLTPMMTFSHGGPSIPNSLGKAAHNSHAAQIDSSKFSPQPMYTLDVKVEDDQQLTEHFIRLQKFLKQCDEANQADYIQMLLRVSPPELSRHAVDLEKRAIQLTIEEGKEMQRVKALNVLGKSTLFSSLTQTVPLVPTKK; from the exons ATGATCAACACTGAGCCCCTTCATAGTGGTGTGACCACTGGTGGAACTGGTATGCCAGCGTTGGATAAGCAGCTTCCTGGTGTAACAAGAAAGACAGCTTTGAGAGATGTGCAGAATCAAAAAAGTAGCTTGATgagtaaccatcaagaaaatTCACATTTTTTAGGGGCAAGACCCATTGCAGATCCAACTAGGGTGTGTGGAACTAAGAGGCTTACACCTGAGCGTCCTTCAAATACCAATCCTAGCATATCTTTGAGCAGCAATGCTACAAATGACAATATACTAAATGCTCGACGAAGATTTGAGCTAGAACTAGGTAAAGGAAGAATTCAGAACAATGTGGACAAAATTGTTGAGGCTACTCACTCAAAGAACCTGTGTCAGTTGCAGAGGATAATTCCTCAAAAACAAAATCACCAGAGGGAAGGTAGTAATGGTCATCCTCCTGTAGCAACACCAAACCATTTGACACCTATGATGACATTTTCTCATGGTGGACCGTCAATTCCTAATTCTCTTGGCAAGGCTGCCCACAACTCTCATGCTGCTCAAATTGATTCTTCTAAGTTTTCTCCCCAGCCAATGTATACGTTGGATGTCAAGGTGGAGGATGATCAGCAATTGACAGAACATTTCATTCGTCTGCAGAAGTTCCTGAAACAGTGTGATGAAGCGAACCAAGCAGATTACATTCAGA TGCTTCTGCGTGTGTCACCACCTGAGCTTAGCAGACATGCTGTTGACTTGGAGAAAAGGGCTATCCAGTTGACAATAGAGGAAG GAAAGGAGATGCAACGAGTGAAGGCCTTAAATGTTTTGGGAAAATCCACCCTGTTTTCCAGCTTAACACAGACAGTTCCGTTAGTCCCAACTAAGAAATGA